The Candidatus Woesearchaeota archaeon genome has a window encoding:
- a CDS encoding tyrosine-type recombinase/integrase: protein MGQNFARPNATKRSLPNVFNKKQLVALFENIEDTQVFMGSLIALFCGLRISEVCNLKKQDLDLDAEKLIVRQGKGSKDRVVMVPSPLIMLLKRWFHATKETEYYISNEYNYPYSSGLLSRKFKEALNKARLKIPTFKSTVGQQRYAYSFHTLRHTYATYLLEQGVDLYYVQRSLGHVDIHTTQIYAYISNRDLQNKINEAFGSKKLVTELKSSKKNNNPLQILKIKYAEGELTREEFEEKYSLLSEL, encoded by the coding sequence ATGGGACAAAATTTTGCAAGACCAAATGCTACAAAAAGAAGCTTGCCCAATGTCTTTAACAAAAAGCAATTAGTTGCCTTGTTTGAAAATATTGAAGATACACAAGTTTTCATGGGTTCATTAATTGCTTTGTTTTGTGGGCTTCGTATCAGTGAAGTTTGTAATTTGAAAAAGCAAGACTTAGATTTAGACGCTGAAAAGCTAATTGTCCGTCAAGGTAAGGGAAGTAAAGATAGAGTGGTGATGGTACCATCACCATTAATAATGCTTTTGAAACGATGGTTTCATGCAACAAAAGAAACAGAATATTACATTTCAAACGAATATAATTACCCTTATTCCTCAGGACTATTATCGAGAAAGTTTAAAGAAGCACTTAACAAGGCAAGACTAAAAATCCCTACATTTAAGAGCACAGTTGGACAGCAAAGATACGCCTACAGTTTCCATACGTTAAGGCATACATACGCAACTTACTTGTTAGAACAGGGAGTTGATTTGTATTATGTGCAAAGAAGTCTTGGACATGTTGATATTCACACAACACAAATTTATGCATATATTAGTAATCGTGATTTGCAGAACAAGATTAACGAGGCATTTGGAAGCAAGAAACTAGTGACTGAGCTTAAGTCTTCAAAGAAGAACAATAATCCTTTGCAGATATTGAAGATAAAGTATGCTGAGGGAGAACTCACGAGAGAAGAGTTTGAAGAGAAGTACAGTTTATTGTCGGAGCTTTAA
- a CDS encoding glycogen/starch synthase — translation MIVQKNKVEAEHVFEVSWEVSNKVGGIYSVISSKAQLMNLKYKNYYCIGPYFKEKANIEFNEESIPEEFKEVFDELRKEGVIAHYGKWLVKGEPKTVLLEFSSLKFKIVDLKKDLWMHYGVDSLFSSWEFEEPMLFSYAVYLFVKKLENKNKINCDKTILHCHEWMSGFAALFMKNSKSKISTVFTTHSTVLGRSMSSHNQDFYEQLQSLKVHETAKNLGIIDKHTVERACALYCDVFTTVSEITGKEAEYVLGKKPDVIVMNGLDMNQFPNIEEMSLQHKESKSKLDEFSEYFFGPYYEIEPKNNIYFYLAGRYEFMNKGMDVFIESLKKLNQELKRINSKKNIIVFFFIAMPNNGVKTKLLVSKNSYKHMKNYVLSKSNEFFERTVVDFMNDKDPRTNVFSPEFMSEMKRIVKRFKQEGTPLVITHDIYGEESNSILKSFSENNLNNVESDKVKVIYYPAYLDGSDSLLNLDFYDAVTGCNLGVFPSYYEPWGYTPLESASLGVPAVTTDLTGFGQYLLPSISNFENDIKGIFVLKRQKKNKDEIVDELFKILLNYALLEHEDRVENKIRAKQLANLADWDLLIENYIKAHNLALQNHKKL, via the coding sequence ATGATAGTGCAAAAAAATAAGGTGGAAGCAGAACATGTATTTGAAGTGTCCTGGGAAGTCAGCAATAAAGTTGGCGGAATATATTCAGTTATAAGTAGCAAAGCTCAGCTTATGAATCTCAAATACAAAAATTATTATTGTATAGGGCCTTATTTCAAAGAAAAAGCAAATATTGAATTTAATGAAGAATCTATTCCTGAAGAATTTAAGGAAGTTTTTGATGAGTTAAGAAAAGAAGGCGTAATTGCTCATTATGGTAAGTGGCTTGTAAAAGGAGAACCAAAAACAGTGTTATTAGAGTTTTCTTCACTTAAATTTAAAATTGTTGATTTAAAAAAAGATTTATGGATGCATTATGGAGTGGATTCTTTATTTAGTTCATGGGAATTTGAAGAACCTATGTTATTCTCTTACGCAGTTTATTTGTTTGTTAAAAAGCTTGAGAATAAAAATAAAATTAATTGCGATAAAACAATTCTACACTGTCATGAATGGATGTCAGGATTTGCAGCGTTATTTATGAAGAATTCAAAATCTAAAATTTCAACTGTTTTTACAACGCACAGCACAGTTTTAGGAAGAAGCATGAGCAGTCATAATCAAGACTTTTATGAACAATTACAATCTTTAAAAGTTCATGAAACCGCAAAAAATTTAGGAATCATTGATAAACACACTGTTGAAAGAGCATGCGCATTATATTGTGATGTATTCACAACCGTTTCTGAAATTACAGGCAAAGAAGCAGAATACGTTCTTGGCAAAAAGCCAGATGTTATTGTAATGAATGGATTGGATATGAATCAATTCCCAAATATTGAAGAAATGTCCTTGCAACATAAAGAATCAAAAAGCAAACTCGATGAATTTTCAGAGTATTTTTTTGGTCCATATTATGAAATTGAACCTAAAAACAACATTTACTTTTATCTCGCTGGCAGATACGAATTTATGAATAAAGGCATGGACGTCTTCATAGAATCGCTTAAAAAGCTTAATCAAGAACTGAAAAGAATCAATAGTAAAAAGAACATAATTGTTTTTTTCTTTATCGCGATGCCAAATAATGGAGTGAAAACCAAGTTATTAGTTTCTAAGAATAGTTATAAACATATGAAAAATTATGTTTTAAGCAAAAGCAATGAATTTTTTGAAAGGACTGTTGTTGACTTCATGAACGATAAAGACCCTAGAACAAATGTTTTTTCTCCAGAATTTATGAGCGAAATGAAAAGAATTGTAAAAAGATTCAAGCAGGAAGGCACACCTTTAGTTATAACTCATGACATTTATGGAGAAGAATCTAATAGTATATTAAAGTCATTTAGTGAAAATAATTTAAACAACGTTGAAAGTGATAAAGTAAAAGTCATATATTATCCTGCTTATCTTGATGGAAGTGATTCTTTATTAAATTTAGATTTTTATGATGCAGTCACGGGTTGTAATTTAGGTGTGTTTCCAAGTTATTATGAACCTTGGGGGTATACTCCTTTAGAATCTGCTTCCCTTGGAGTTCCTGCAGTTACGACGGACTTAACAGGTTTTGGTCAATATTTACTCCCTTCAATTTCCAATTTTGAAAATGATATTAAAGGAATATTTGTTTTGAAACGTCAGAAAAAAAATAAAGATGAAATTGTTGATGAATTATTTAAAATTCTTCTTAATTATGCTTTGTTAGAACATGAGGATAGAGTCGAAAACAAGATACGTGCTAAACAATTAGCGAATTTGGCAGATTGGGATTTGTTGATTGAAAATTATATTAAAGCGCATAATTTAGCTTTGCAAAACCATAAGAAATTATGA
- a CDS encoding glycosyltransferase, translating into MKVLMLGWEFPPFFAGGLGVVCYEMTKVFARRPDIDELIYLMPYGPRDGKSHISLKGANQVIQEYKEKLSKEQQAIVNKITFKFVPTILSSPYMTPEEYKNRYEEMKEKINFNSLKWQDLNALNEELTEMNYYDQKNAKDILYGRNIFEEVFKFAKRVAYITKNLDFDVIHAHDWMTMPAAIAAKKMSGKPLVVHIHNTIYDRYLGTGGFDEKELEIQGMQEADKVIAISNLVKNHLVHKYMIPESKIEVIHNGSTDLDETRYNAKEIFKNKKIILFAGRVTMQKGGEYFVKAAAKVIKYCPDTVFVVAGSGDALGKMIDLAAELDVLKYFYFHGFYTLQERDIFFGMADLFVMPSVSEPFGVVPLEAMAKKTPTIVSYQSGVSEILQNTFKVDFWDIDKLAEKIICLLKYVNMHNQISEQGYLECKSKTWDEPVDKMIKIYKNLQEDCS; encoded by the coding sequence TTGAAAGTACTTATGCTTGGATGGGAGTTTCCTCCTTTCTTTGCTGGCGGACTTGGAGTAGTCTGTTATGAAATGACCAAAGTCTTTGCAAGAAGACCAGATATAGATGAATTAATTTACTTAATGCCCTACGGTCCGCGGGATGGAAAAAGCCATATTTCTTTAAAAGGAGCCAACCAAGTAATACAAGAATACAAAGAAAAACTATCTAAAGAACAACAAGCAATAGTTAACAAAATAACTTTTAAATTCGTACCTACAATTTTAAGCTCGCCATACATGACCCCCGAAGAATACAAAAACCGATATGAAGAAATGAAAGAAAAAATAAATTTCAATTCTTTAAAATGGCAAGATCTAAATGCTTTAAATGAAGAATTAACTGAAATGAATTATTATGATCAAAAAAATGCAAAAGACATACTATATGGCAGAAACATCTTTGAAGAAGTATTCAAATTTGCAAAAAGAGTAGCATACATAACAAAAAACTTGGATTTTGATGTTATACACGCTCATGACTGGATGACTATGCCTGCAGCTATAGCAGCTAAAAAAATGTCTGGTAAACCACTCGTAGTTCACATCCACAACACAATATACGATAGATATTTAGGCACAGGAGGTTTTGACGAAAAAGAATTAGAAATTCAAGGAATGCAAGAAGCTGACAAAGTCATAGCAATATCTAATCTTGTAAAAAACCATTTAGTTCACAAATACATGATTCCTGAATCTAAAATAGAAGTAATACATAATGGATCTACAGATTTAGATGAAACCAGATATAATGCTAAAGAAATATTCAAAAACAAAAAAATAATTTTATTTGCAGGCAGAGTAACTATGCAAAAAGGTGGAGAATACTTTGTAAAAGCCGCAGCTAAAGTAATAAAATATTGCCCAGATACAGTTTTTGTAGTTGCTGGCAGCGGAGATGCTCTAGGAAAAATGATCGATTTAGCAGCAGAATTAGACGTTTTAAAATATTTTTATTTTCACGGATTTTATACTTTGCAAGAAAGAGACATATTTTTTGGCATGGCAGATCTGTTTGTTATGCCAAGCGTAAGCGAACCTTTTGGAGTGGTGCCCTTAGAAGCCATGGCTAAAAAAACACCCACAATAGTATCATACCAATCGGGAGTGAGCGAAATTCTTCAAAACACATTTAAAGTTGATTTTTGGGACATAGATAAATTAGCAGAAAAAATAATTTGCCTTCTTAAATACGTAAATATGCACAACCAAATAAGTGAACAAGGGTATTTAGAGTGCAAATCAAAAACATGGGATGAACCCGTAGATAAGATGATAAAGATATACAAAAATTTACAGGAGGATTGTTCATAA
- a CDS encoding MarR family transcriptional regulator yields MLQTLENISGPKWLILQQIQKGFDTPKQIAEKLGVSIGNISQQLKLLEALGYLKKQRIDKGPGGRKKQDKRIAYSIIKNQQILIDVSQNRVSTKTIKDTPTMSLIINLIQNDLYAESEIILKLYLELIEDFEQIEGIYYMETKKDETHILVISEEISKYRHQSSKIVKIKGEDHKIVFWSHTPKEFYDGIKNKEEYFLNQKKKAVLLLGQELDIVLGGQNE; encoded by the coding sequence ATGCTTCAAACTTTAGAAAATATTTCAGGTCCTAAATGGTTGATACTTCAACAAATACAAAAAGGATTCGACACTCCAAAACAAATAGCAGAAAAATTGGGGGTTTCTATTGGGAATATTAGTCAGCAATTGAAACTTTTAGAAGCACTCGGATATTTAAAAAAACAACGAATTGATAAAGGTCCTGGGGGAAGAAAAAAACAAGATAAAAGAATAGCTTATTCTATAATAAAAAATCAACAAATCCTAATAGATGTATCTCAAAACAGAGTTTCAACAAAAACAATAAAAGATACTCCCACGATGTCTCTTATCATTAATTTAATACAAAATGATCTTTACGCAGAAAGTGAAATAATTCTAAAATTATATTTGGAACTAATAGAAGATTTTGAGCAAATTGAGGGAATATATTATATGGAAACAAAAAAAGATGAAACGCACATCCTAGTAATTTCTGAAGAAATCTCTAAATATAGGCATCAAAGTTCAAAAATCGTAAAAATAAAAGGTGAAGATCACAAAATAGTTTTTTGGAGTCATACACCTAAAGAATTCTACGACGGAATAAAAAACAAAGAAGAATATTTTCTCAACCAGAAAAAAAAAGCGGTGTTGTTGTTAGGTCAAGAACTAGATATTGTTCTCGGAGGGCAAAATGAATAA
- a CDS encoding tyrosine-type recombinase/integrase — MEYKREPLEEDEVSLLRKSCTNFDEELVINLLLDTGMRVSELANLKEENVSWQRNCITIIGKGKKRRVIPLSSLAKFYVTQLFTKETRFPLAMRTIQKYVKVVADRARIRKTVSPHVLRHTFAVTYLHKGGNLRALQAILGHSSITTTDIYLNYSGKRVLDDFQRIWEQ, encoded by the coding sequence ATGGAATACAAACGGGAACCTTTAGAAGAAGACGAAGTCTCACTACTTCGAAAGTCTTGTACAAACTTTGATGAGGAACTCGTCATCAACCTACTTCTTGATACGGGGATGAGAGTTTCAGAATTAGCTAATCTCAAAGAAGAAAACGTTTCATGGCAACGAAACTGCATCACAATAATCGGCAAGGGAAAGAAACGAAGAGTCATACCCTTAAGCAGCCTAGCAAAATTTTATGTAACACAACTATTCACCAAAGAAACAAGATTCCCACTAGCAATGAGAACAATACAAAAATACGTCAAAGTAGTTGCAGACAGAGCAAGAATAAGAAAAACCGTAAGCCCACACGTACTAAGACACACATTCGCCGTAACATACTTACATAAAGGCGGAAATTTGAGGGCATTACAAGCGATTCTTGGACACAGCTCAATCACAACAACAGACATTTACCTAAACTACTCGGGAAAGCGTGTTCTTGATGATTTTCAGAGGATATGGGAACAATGA
- a CDS encoding helix-turn-helix domain-containing protein — translation MTKINYSNLCSQDNLELAFRKARKGKTLKPYVIEFEKNLNENLLQLRNELLMLTYKPKPLTTFILRDPKTRKISKSDFRDRVIHHAICNIIEPTFEKSFIDDSYANRIGKGGLNAIKRFDYFKRKISKNNTNNCYVLKADIKHYFPSVNHNILLNLLEQKITDENILNLIKIILENHESKTLHHGMPLGNLTSQLFANIYLNELDQYVKHKLKAKHYIRYVDDFVILSKNKQELRNFEQKIKTFLTQKLKLELHPEKTKIIDLKHGINFLGFKIFYHYKTLQRKNKNKFKTKLRKTKKEYNSEKIEREKAIEIFEGHLAYASNANTYKYRKNLTKKFNKEFPINKEPKIQSVKKHENFNAKVEKSKFEFSTQKTLQLFKKGLTINQITTQRGVKEGTIWQHLATLVEHHQIKLKEILPNNKIKIILKNIKSSNDTLKEIKTRINNNSVSYNEINLVLANIKGKQKKKNIIYYIQWHQKTNCYRKCYYNKPQRETCRIKLQQLATKLNELEFNKEEFLEFINNHTKICELKEEDKKKFVSYQEFKKVKPRK, via the coding sequence ATGACCAAAATAAATTACAGCAACCTATGTTCGCAAGATAATCTCGAACTAGCATTTCGAAAAGCACGAAAAGGAAAAACGCTCAAACCATACGTCATAGAATTTGAGAAAAACCTTAATGAAAATCTTTTGCAATTAAGAAACGAACTTTTAATGTTAACATATAAACCAAAACCACTAACAACATTTATTCTAAGAGATCCCAAAACAAGAAAAATCAGCAAATCAGACTTCAGAGACAGAGTAATACACCACGCAATCTGCAACATCATAGAACCAACATTTGAAAAATCATTCATCGATGATAGCTACGCAAACAGAATAGGAAAAGGAGGACTAAACGCAATCAAACGATTTGATTACTTCAAAAGAAAAATCTCAAAAAACAACACAAACAACTGCTACGTATTAAAAGCAGACATAAAACACTATTTCCCATCAGTAAACCACAACATCTTACTAAACCTCTTAGAACAAAAAATAACTGACGAAAACATACTGAACTTAATAAAGATAATTCTAGAAAACCACGAATCAAAAACACTCCACCACGGAATGCCTCTTGGAAACTTAACAAGCCAACTATTCGCAAACATCTACCTAAATGAACTAGATCAATATGTAAAACACAAGCTTAAAGCCAAACATTACATAAGATACGTCGATGACTTCGTAATTCTAAGTAAAAACAAACAAGAATTAAGAAATTTTGAACAAAAAATAAAAACCTTTTTAACTCAAAAGCTAAAATTAGAACTTCACCCCGAAAAAACAAAAATAATCGACCTAAAACACGGAATAAACTTCTTAGGATTCAAAATCTTCTATCACTACAAGACGTTACAAAGAAAGAACAAAAACAAATTCAAAACCAAGCTAAGAAAAACAAAAAAAGAATATAACAGCGAAAAAATTGAACGAGAAAAAGCAATAGAAATATTTGAAGGACACCTAGCATACGCAAGCAACGCTAACACATACAAATACAGAAAAAACCTAACCAAAAAATTCAACAAAGAATTCCCCATAAACAAAGAACCAAAAATACAAAGCGTAAAAAAACACGAAAACTTCAACGCAAAAGTAGAAAAATCAAAATTTGAATTCAGTACACAAAAAACCCTACAACTATTCAAAAAAGGACTAACCATAAACCAAATAACAACACAACGAGGAGTAAAAGAAGGAACAATCTGGCAACACTTAGCAACACTCGTAGAACACCACCAAATAAAACTCAAAGAAATACTACCAAATAACAAAATAAAAATAATTCTAAAAAATATTAAATCGTCAAACGACACACTAAAAGAAATCAAAACAAGAATCAACAACAACTCAGTATCTTATAACGAAATTAACTTAGTTCTAGCAAATATTAAAGGGAAACAAAAAAAGAAAAACATAATATATTATATTCAATGGCATCAGAAAACCAATTGCTACAGAAAATGCTACTATAACAAACCACAAAGAGAAACTTGCAGAATAAAACTACAACAACTAGCAACCAAACTCAACGAATTAGAATTTAACAAAGAAGAATTCTTAGAATTCATAAACAACCACACAAAAATCTGTGAATTAAAAGAAGAAGACAAGAAAAAGTTTGTTTCATATCAAGAATTTAAAAAAGTAAAACCTAGAAAATAA
- a CDS encoding glycoside hydrolase family 57 protein — protein sequence MVNVCFYFHVHQPHRLKHFRIFDVGQNKEYFDEEKNREIIEKIAHKCYLPMNNLLLKLINKHGGKFKVSFSITGVYLEQLEKFAPDVLESFKKLAKTGCVEFVSETYHHSLSFLYSKKEFIRQVKMQEKILEKYFDAKPKIFRNTELIFNNELAKFVEELGYKGILCEGADRILDWKSPNFVYGNTYASNIKLLTKNYKLSDDIAFRFSNKGWQHHPLSVERYVTWLNKINGNGEVVNLFMDYETFGEHQWEDTGIFNFMEKLPEEFLKHQDNGFMTVSEAINLPKRGTLDMHEYVSWADTERDLTAWLGNKIQQLSIKELYELEDYVYRSKDKKLINDWQKLTTSDHFYYMCTKYFNDGDVHKYFSPYESPYEAYINFMNVLNDLVLRIRNKTQIKKEIDEGGEQETVSVSETPSILLTQLLSK from the coding sequence ATGGTAAATGTGTGCTTTTATTTTCATGTGCATCAACCTCACAGATTAAAACACTTTAGAATCTTTGATGTAGGTCAAAATAAAGAATATTTTGATGAAGAAAAAAATCGAGAGATAATAGAGAAAATAGCACACAAATGTTATTTGCCAATGAACAATTTATTATTAAAACTCATAAATAAACATGGTGGAAAATTCAAAGTTTCTTTCTCAATAACAGGAGTTTATTTAGAACAATTAGAAAAATTTGCGCCTGATGTTTTAGAAAGTTTCAAAAAACTTGCTAAAACAGGTTGTGTTGAGTTTGTTTCTGAAACTTATCATCATTCATTATCCTTTTTGTATTCAAAAAAAGAATTTATTAGACAAGTAAAAATGCAAGAAAAAATTCTTGAAAAATATTTTGATGCAAAACCTAAAATATTTAGAAACACAGAGCTAATATTCAATAATGAACTTGCTAAATTTGTTGAAGAACTTGGATATAAAGGCATTCTTTGTGAAGGTGCAGATAGAATTTTAGACTGGAAAAGCCCTAATTTTGTTTATGGCAACACATATGCATCAAACATCAAACTTTTAACTAAAAATTATAAATTATCAGATGATATCGCATTTAGATTTTCTAACAAAGGATGGCAACACCACCCTTTAAGCGTTGAAAGATACGTAACTTGGCTAAATAAAATAAATGGCAATGGCGAAGTCGTTAACTTGTTTATGGATTATGAAACTTTTGGAGAACATCAATGGGAAGATACAGGAATTTTTAATTTTATGGAAAAACTTCCTGAAGAATTCCTAAAACACCAAGATAATGGTTTTATGACTGTAAGCGAAGCAATCAACCTTCCTAAGAGAGGCACATTAGATATGCACGAGTACGTTTCTTGGGCAGACACTGAAAGAGACTTGACTGCTTGGCTTGGAAATAAAATACAACAGCTTTCCATAAAAGAATTATATGAATTAGAAGATTATGTTTATAGATCTAAAGATAAAAAATTAATTAATGATTGGCAAAAACTTACAACATCAGATCATTTTTATTATATGTGCACCAAATATTTCAACGATGGAGACGTACATAAGTACTTTAGTCCCTACGAGTCCCCGTATGAGGCCTACATCAATTTTATGAACGTCCTCAACGATTTGGTGCTACGTATAAGAAATAAAACACAAATAAAAAAAGAAATTGATGAGGGTGGTGAGCAAGAAACGGTTTCAGTCTCTGAAACGCCTAGTATTTTGCTCACACAACTCTTATCTAAATAA
- the glgP gene encoding alpha-glucan family phosphorylase yields the protein MQDFDDLIAYFSMEIALDESIPTYSGGLGVLAGDTLKSMADIGMDVVGITLLSEKGYFYQTIDSQGNQIESDNNWSVNDFLNKLDLEVEIKIENRSVFVTAWEKIINGVSGKQIRILFLDTNIEKNQEEDKYLTSHLYGGELDYRLKQEIILGVAGIKLLRKLNYTPKKFHMNEGHAAFLTLELYREKIDINDPNERLQIIRKQCSFTTHTPVPAGHDSFDYEHVKRCLGDLLPGYIGELITNENKFSMTVLAMEFSAYINAVSKKHQEVSKKMFPEYNIDYITNGVHTNTWTSPQIAALLDKHLQDWRRNPLDLRNALRIPLDQIWSAHVEAKKELINHINHHSNAGFDYDEFTVGFARRTTEYKRAEIIFSDLNKLKEINSKFKIQIVIAGKAHPRDIQGKEIIKRIVTKAKELVNEIKITYLENYDMHIAKLMTAGCDLWVNTPKRPLEASGTSGMKAAHNGVPSLSILDGWWIEGCIEGKTGWSIGEENPEGSDQEINKKDSESFYEKLQEITKIFYEKNKIYSDIMRYSLAINGSYFNTNRMAKQYLVRAYARRQS from the coding sequence ATGCAGGACTTTGATGACTTAATTGCGTATTTTAGTATGGAAATTGCATTAGATGAATCTATACCTACATATAGTGGCGGTTTAGGTGTTTTAGCAGGGGATACACTCAAAAGCATGGCAGATATTGGCATGGATGTTGTAGGAATAACGTTGTTGAGTGAAAAAGGATATTTTTATCAAACAATAGACTCTCAAGGTAACCAAATAGAATCAGACAATAACTGGTCTGTGAATGATTTTTTAAACAAACTCGATTTAGAAGTAGAAATAAAAATAGAAAATAGATCTGTCTTTGTAACTGCTTGGGAAAAGATAATTAATGGCGTCTCTGGGAAACAAATAAGAATCTTATTCTTAGATACAAATATAGAAAAAAATCAGGAAGAAGATAAATATTTGACTAGTCATTTGTACGGAGGAGAACTTGATTATAGACTAAAACAGGAAATAATATTAGGAGTTGCAGGAATAAAACTTCTAAGAAAACTAAATTATACTCCAAAAAAATTTCATATGAACGAAGGACACGCAGCATTTTTAACTCTTGAACTATACAGAGAAAAAATAGATATTAATGATCCAAATGAACGACTTCAAATTATAAGAAAACAATGCTCATTTACAACGCACACACCTGTGCCTGCAGGTCATGATTCTTTTGATTATGAACATGTAAAAAGATGTTTAGGAGACCTACTCCCAGGATATATAGGAGAACTAATAACTAACGAAAATAAGTTTAGTATGACTGTACTTGCAATGGAATTTTCAGCATACATAAATGCAGTATCTAAAAAACATCAGGAAGTAAGTAAAAAAATGTTCCCTGAATACAATATAGATTATATAACAAATGGAGTGCACACCAATACATGGACTTCCCCGCAAATAGCTGCTTTGTTAGATAAACATTTGCAAGATTGGAGGAGAAATCCTTTAGATTTAAGAAATGCACTAAGAATTCCTTTAGATCAAATTTGGTCTGCTCACGTTGAAGCAAAAAAAGAACTAATAAATCATATAAATCATCATTCAAACGCAGGATTTGATTATGATGAATTTACAGTTGGATTTGCAAGAAGAACTACTGAATATAAACGAGCAGAAATAATATTTAGTGATTTAAACAAACTAAAAGAAATAAATTCAAAATTCAAAATTCAAATAGTTATTGCAGGCAAAGCACACCCTCGAGACATCCAAGGTAAAGAAATAATAAAAAGAATCGTGACAAAAGCTAAAGAATTAGTTAATGAGATAAAAATAACCTATCTTGAAAATTATGATATGCATATAGCAAAATTAATGACTGCGGGTTGCGATTTATGGGTAAATACTCCGAAAAGACCTTTAGAGGCTTCTGGAACAAGTGGTATGAAAGCAGCACACAATGGAGTTCCATCATTATCTATTTTAGATGGTTGGTGGATAGAAGGTTGTATAGAAGGTAAAACTGGTTGGTCTATAGGAGAAGAGAATCCGGAAGGATCAGATCAAGAAATAAATAAAAAAGATTCTGAATCGTTTTATGAAAAACTACAAGAAATAACAAAAATATTTTATGAAAAAAATAAAATTTACTCAGATATAATGAGATATTCTTTAGCAATAAATGGATCTTATTTTAATACTAATAGAATGGCAAAGCAATATTTAGTAAGAGCATACGCGAGAAGACAATCATAA
- a CDS encoding nucleotidyl transferase AbiEii/AbiGii toxin family protein — translation MKELITHLKSKLNIDKTRFLEKDIILHRILVRLMKTNFKKEYAFKGGTCLTKCHLGYYRFSEDMDFTYIKQEELVGKSQNQIRKILSNKINEVMDLLVEISKELNLDFKLEKGNAKYVMLGGSNKFTTFKMWYKNQDGADDFIKLQINYFETIINKIIVTKAKSLYSSINKGELQLLFPEYSDILEEVELQAYPLEEIFLEKIRAILTRRGTKSRDYIDVYLLIKKLHLDYEAVELDVIKKTEFMLVYDKYLENLSVIKPEKLVLGEEENLLLEPLEKDFKDFLPKFFKYLVKLEEKLRATQE, via the coding sequence ATGAAAGAACTAATTACACATTTAAAATCTAAACTTAACATCGATAAAACAAGATTCTTGGAAAAAGATATTATCCTGCACAGAATACTAGTGCGTTTAATGAAAACAAACTTCAAAAAAGAATATGCATTCAAGGGAGGTACTTGTCTCACCAAGTGCCATTTGGGGTATTATCGTTTTTCAGAAGACATGGATTTTACATATATTAAACAAGAAGAATTAGTTGGAAAAAGTCAAAATCAAATAAGAAAAATACTCTCCAATAAAATCAACGAAGTAATGGATTTACTTGTTGAAATTTCAAAAGAACTTAATCTTGATTTTAAATTAGAAAAAGGAAATGCAAAATACGTCATGCTCGGTGGCAGTAATAAATTCACGACATTTAAGATGTGGTACAAAAATCAAGACGGAGCTGATGACTTTATCAAGCTACAAATTAATTACTTTGAAACAATTATTAACAAGATTATTGTAACAAAAGCGAAAAGCTTGTATTCTTCAATTAACAAAGGAGAATTACAACTTCTATTCCCAGAATATTCTGATATTTTAGAAGAAGTGGAACTGCAAGCATACCCTTTGGAAGAGATTTTTCTTGAAAAAATACGAGCAATACTTACCAGAAGAGGAACCAAAAGCAGAGACTATATTGATGTTTACTTGTTAATCAAAAAATTACATCTTGATTATGAAGCAGTTGAATTGGATGTTATTAAGAAAACAGAATTTATGCTAGTTTATGATAAATACTTGGAAAATCTTTCTGTTATTAAACCCGAGAAATTAGTTCTTGGAGAGGAAGAGAATCTTTTACTCGAGCCATTAGAAAAAGATTTTAAAGATTTCTTGCCCAAGTTCTTTAAGTATCTGGTGAAGCTAGAAGAAAAACTTAGAGCCACACAAGAATGA